The following coding sequences lie in one Psychrobacter arenosus genomic window:
- a CDS encoding NRAMP family divalent metal transporter, which translates to MSTSTHPQSADSQQKFNWRIFGPGILMASAAIGGSHLVSSTQAGAIYGWQLAIMIILANFFKYPFFRFGTDYVYDTGESLIAGYFKKSKVYLWVYFILSVLSAVISTGAVALLAAVILGFMLPASIELSTITLSVIVMGVSWVFLIAGHYKLLDGVTKWIIISLTIATIAAVIMAAGKPTVMTPDFVAASPWNLATLGFIVALMGWMPAPLEFAAITSMWTSAKIKTDHTTHRQGLIDFNVGYGTSAILALFFLALGVFVQYGSGQEIQTAGGAYVGQLISMYTATIGEWSRLLVAFIAFMCMFGTTITCADGYGRANSECWRLIKGQSEINNKQVFFWTTYAIVGGLIIITFFTGQLGAMLKFAMISAFVSAPIFGWLNYSLVNGHQKLSPAMNALSIAGLIFLAGFALLFLASLTGMIGA; encoded by the coding sequence ATGTCCACTTCTACTCACCCCCAGTCAGCTGACTCCCAGCAAAAATTCAATTGGCGAATTTTTGGTCCTGGTATTCTAATGGCTTCCGCTGCGATTGGCGGCTCGCACTTAGTTTCGTCAACGCAGGCTGGTGCTATCTATGGTTGGCAGCTCGCCATCATGATTATTCTAGCGAACTTTTTTAAATATCCTTTTTTCCGTTTTGGTACCGATTACGTCTACGATACCGGCGAATCTCTTATTGCGGGGTATTTCAAAAAGTCTAAAGTTTATCTTTGGGTTTATTTCATTCTCTCCGTTTTATCCGCCGTCATTAGTACCGGGGCGGTTGCCCTGCTCGCCGCGGTGATTTTAGGCTTTATGTTGCCTGCCAGCATAGAGCTGTCCACGATTACCCTATCTGTCATCGTAATGGGCGTCTCTTGGGTATTCTTGATTGCGGGTCACTATAAACTGCTCGATGGCGTGACCAAGTGGATCATCATCTCCTTGACGATTGCTACTATTGCAGCAGTGATTATGGCGGCGGGTAAGCCCACGGTTATGACGCCAGATTTTGTCGCGGCTTCACCATGGAATTTAGCCACGCTAGGCTTTATCGTGGCCTTGATGGGCTGGATGCCAGCACCGCTTGAGTTTGCTGCAATCACCTCGATGTGGACTTCCGCGAAAATTAAAACGGACCATACCACCCATCGCCAAGGACTTATAGATTTCAACGTTGGCTATGGCACCTCGGCTATCTTGGCGTTGTTCTTTTTAGCACTGGGGGTCTTTGTCCAGTACGGTTCAGGTCAAGAGATTCAAACCGCTGGTGGCGCCTATGTCGGGCAGTTAATCAGCATGTATACCGCTACTATTGGTGAGTGGTCGCGTCTATTGGTCGCCTTTATCGCCTTTATGTGTATGTTTGGCACCACGATTACTTGTGCTGATGGCTATGGCCGTGCCAATTCGGAGTGCTGGCGTCTGATCAAAGGACAAAGTGAAATTAATAATAAGCAGGTGTTCTTTTGGACCACTTACGCTATTGTCGGCGGCTTAATTATCATCACTTTCTTCACCGGACAACTCGGCGCTATGCTTAAATTTGCTATGATTTCTGCGTTTGTGTCAGCGCCTATCTTTGGTTGGCTCAACTATAGCTTAGTCAACGGCCATCAAAAGCTCTCGCCAGCGATGAATGCCTTGTCGATAGCTGGTCTTATTTTCTTAGCCGGTTTTGCGCTATTATTCTTAGCCAGTTTAACAGGGATGATAGGCGCTTAA
- a CDS encoding RDD family protein, producing the protein MSYSSYRHWSATESQVAHEPLIDNIALHPTPEGLMLSLMPAGVMPRVSAWLIDFAIRMAVMVVLGIITALFGTAGSGILAIGYFLITWLYPVFFEVYRQGMTPGKKAQGIYVCHDDGTPISLQSSMIRNLLRVADFLPIGFAAGALTVLFTKRSQRIGDLVAGTLVVYKQQDDIGKLYKSVYGLLATQPMTAEPTAAQMLPSPSHNAATAATLKQTLPPPIQPASIQASFDSASPLFFYPIELNEQQALVAFSERLAFLSVARQQEIAISLAPLVTVKQSSPQAKKEGITAAVLQKAQMIQGAAR; encoded by the coding sequence ATGTCCTATTCGTCGTATCGTCATTGGAGTGCCACTGAATCGCAAGTTGCTCATGAGCCGCTCATTGACAACATTGCGCTGCACCCAACCCCTGAGGGCTTAATGCTCTCATTGATGCCGGCAGGCGTGATGCCACGAGTATCAGCTTGGCTCATCGACTTTGCTATTCGTATGGCGGTCATGGTCGTACTGGGTATTATCACGGCACTTTTTGGGACGGCAGGCAGTGGCATTTTAGCGATTGGCTATTTTTTAATTACTTGGCTCTATCCCGTATTTTTTGAGGTGTATCGCCAGGGTATGACCCCCGGCAAAAAAGCCCAAGGTATTTACGTCTGTCACGACGATGGCACTCCCATTTCCCTGCAATCCTCTATGATTCGCAACCTATTACGGGTAGCGGATTTTTTGCCGATTGGCTTTGCCGCTGGCGCACTAACCGTGCTGTTTACCAAACGCTCGCAGCGTATCGGCGACTTGGTAGCCGGCACGCTAGTAGTCTATAAACAGCAGGACGATATCGGCAAGCTCTATAAAAGTGTCTATGGTTTATTAGCGACACAGCCTATGACGGCAGAGCCTACAGCCGCGCAAATGCTGCCATCACCTTCTCACAATGCTGCGACCGCTGCTACACTCAAGCAAACCCTACCACCGCCAATCCAACCCGCCTCTATTCAGGCATCTTTTGATTCTGCATCGCCCTTGTTTTTCTATCCTATTGAGCTTAATGAGCAGCAAGCTTTAGTGGCGTTTAGCGAGCGTCTGGCTTTTCTATCCGTGGCTCGCCAGCAAGAAATAGCCATCTCGCTCGCGCCTTTAGTGACCGTCAAACAGAGCTCACCGCAAGCTAAAAAAGAAGGCATAACGGCTGCGGTATTGCAAAAAGCACAAATGATTCAGGGAGCTGCGCGATGA
- the acnD gene encoding Fe/S-dependent 2-methylisocitrate dehydratase AcnD, with product MNEKYKKQLPGTDLYYFDTRAAVDEIEAGAYDKLPFCSKVFAENLVRRCAPEELTAALKQHIERKQTLDWPWFPARVVCHDILGQTAFVDLAGLRDAIAEQGGDPSKVNPIVPTQLIVDHSLAVEHAGFEKDAFQKNRAIEERRNDDRFHFINWCQTAFDNVNVVPPGNGIMHQINLEKMSPVVQVAANKAGEKFAFPDTLVGTDSHTPMVDALGVISIGVGGLEAESVMLGNPSMMRRPDYVGVEITGKIKPGITGTDLVLAMTEFLRNEGVVSTYIEFFGEGARSLTVGDRASISNMTPEYGATAAMFSIDEQTIDYLRLTGRTEEQIKLVEQYAKETGLWADGMVNAEYERVLQFDLGQVTRNLAGPSRPHARVPTSELAIRGIAHKENEALPTSEDGLMPDGAVIIAAITSCTNTSNPRNMIAAGLIARNAARLGLQRKPWVKSSLAPGSKTVQLYLEDSGLMDDLEALGFGIVGFACTTCNGMSGALDPVIQQEIVDRDLYATAVLSGNRNFDGRIHPYAKEAYLASPPLVVAYAIAGTIRFDIEKDILGYDKDNHPVYLKDIWPDDQEILDLVAKHVKSEQFDAVYIPMFDEAAVDAARSAPLYNWREMSTYIRRPPYWEGAMARANRLKGMRPLAILGDNITTDHLSPSNAIMASSAAGEYLAYMQVPEEDFNSYATHRGDHLTAQRATFANPKLLNEMVRSEDGSIKQGSYARVEPEGVTMRMWEAIETYMNRDEPLIIIAGDGYGQGSSRDWAAKGVRLAGVECIVAEDFERIHRQNLVGMGVLPLQFKPDTNRQTLYLDGTETYDVLGTPSAGGEMTLVINRQDGSVDNVDLIVRLDTEDEVEMYNNGGMLQRFAKEFLANSVA from the coding sequence ATGAACGAAAAATACAAAAAGCAGCTGCCTGGCACTGACTTGTATTATTTCGACACTCGCGCAGCCGTTGACGAAATCGAAGCCGGCGCGTATGACAAACTTCCGTTTTGCTCAAAAGTATTTGCAGAAAACTTAGTGCGCCGTTGTGCGCCAGAAGAGCTGACCGCAGCGCTTAAACAGCATATAGAACGTAAGCAAACGCTAGATTGGCCTTGGTTCCCTGCCCGCGTTGTTTGTCACGACATCTTGGGTCAGACCGCTTTTGTCGATCTTGCCGGCCTACGTGATGCTATCGCTGAACAAGGCGGTGACCCGTCTAAAGTCAACCCAATCGTACCTACGCAATTGATTGTTGACCATTCATTAGCGGTTGAGCATGCGGGTTTTGAGAAAGATGCTTTCCAAAAGAACCGTGCTATCGAAGAGCGCCGTAACGATGACCGTTTTCACTTTATCAACTGGTGCCAGACGGCTTTTGATAACGTCAACGTCGTGCCACCGGGTAACGGCATCATGCACCAAATCAACTTGGAGAAAATGTCTCCAGTGGTGCAGGTTGCTGCCAATAAAGCGGGCGAGAAATTTGCCTTCCCCGATACCTTAGTCGGTACGGATAGCCACACACCAATGGTTGATGCGCTAGGCGTTATCTCTATCGGTGTCGGTGGTTTGGAAGCCGAAAGCGTCATGCTAGGCAACCCTTCTATGATGCGTCGTCCGGATTACGTGGGCGTGGAAATTACCGGTAAAATCAAACCGGGCATTACCGGTACTGATTTAGTATTGGCAATGACTGAATTCTTACGTAACGAAGGCGTTGTGTCGACCTACATCGAATTCTTCGGTGAAGGCGCGCGTAGCCTAACCGTTGGTGACCGTGCTTCGATCTCGAACATGACGCCAGAATACGGCGCGACTGCAGCGATGTTCTCTATCGATGAGCAGACGATTGACTATCTACGTCTGACTGGCCGTACTGAAGAGCAAATCAAACTTGTTGAGCAATATGCCAAAGAAACCGGCCTATGGGCTGACGGCATGGTCAATGCGGAATACGAGCGCGTCTTACAGTTTGACTTAGGTCAAGTGACTCGTAACTTAGCTGGTCCATCACGCCCGCACGCCCGCGTTCCGACAAGTGAGCTCGCTATCCGTGGTATCGCGCATAAAGAAAACGAAGCTCTACCAACTAGCGAAGATGGCTTAATGCCGGATGGCGCCGTGATTATCGCTGCTATTACCAGCTGTACGAACACGTCAAACCCACGCAACATGATTGCTGCCGGTCTTATCGCTCGTAACGCCGCCCGTCTTGGCTTGCAACGTAAGCCTTGGGTGAAATCATCACTAGCTCCTGGCTCTAAAACGGTTCAACTGTATCTTGAAGATTCGGGCTTGATGGATGATTTAGAAGCGCTTGGTTTCGGTATCGTCGGCTTTGCTTGTACCACCTGTAACGGTATGAGTGGCGCGCTAGACCCCGTTATTCAGCAAGAAATCGTCGATCGTGACCTATATGCGACTGCCGTATTGTCGGGTAACCGTAACTTTGATGGCCGTATTCATCCGTATGCCAAAGAAGCTTACCTTGCCTCACCACCGTTAGTGGTCGCTTATGCTATTGCGGGTACCATTCGCTTTGATATCGAAAAAGATATCTTAGGCTACGATAAAGACAATCATCCGGTATACCTAAAAGACATCTGGCCTGACGATCAAGAAATCTTAGACTTGGTAGCCAAGCACGTGAAGTCTGAGCAGTTTGATGCGGTTTATATCCCGATGTTTGATGAGGCTGCTGTCGATGCTGCCCGCTCTGCCCCACTATATAACTGGCGCGAAATGAGTACTTATATCCGTCGTCCTCCCTACTGGGAAGGTGCTATGGCGCGTGCAAACCGTCTAAAAGGGATGCGTCCGTTGGCTATCTTAGGTGATAACATCACTACGGATCACTTGTCACCATCGAATGCGATTATGGCAAGCAGCGCGGCTGGCGAGTACTTGGCTTATATGCAAGTGCCGGAAGAAGACTTTAACTCGTACGCTACCCATCGCGGCGATCACTTAACCGCACAAAGGGCTACTTTCGCCAACCCGAAACTGCTGAATGAGATGGTGCGCAGTGAAGATGGCAGCATCAAGCAAGGGTCTTACGCGCGCGTAGAGCCTGAAGGCGTGACGATGCGTATGTGGGAAGCGATTGAGACTTATATGAATCGTGATGAGCCACTGATTATCATCGCTGGAGACGGCTATGGTCAGGGCTCAAGCCGTGACTGGGCTGCTAAAGGCGTGCGTTTAGCGGGTGTCGAATGTATCGTTGCTGAAGACTTCGAGCGTATTCACCGTCAGAACCTAGTCGGTATGGGCGTGTTACCACTACAGTTTAAACCTGATACCAACCGTCAGACTTTATACCTAGATGGTACCGAGACTTATGACGTACTAGGTACGCCAAGTGCTGGTGGCGAGATGACTCTAGTGATTAATCGTCAAGACGGCAGCGTTGACAATGTAGATCTTATCGTTCGTCTAGATACGGAAGATGAAGTCGAAATGTATAACAACGGCGGTATGCTACAGCGCTTTGCTAAAGAGTTTTTAGCTAATAGCGTGGCTTAG
- a CDS encoding type II toxin-antitoxin system Phd/YefM family antitoxin — protein sequence MHPIFANQTASISELKRNPTALLQQANGQPIAILNHNKPSGYLVPVETYEKMMEIIEDFELGKIVESRRSQIPDAVEVTLEALLTDDF from the coding sequence ATGCATCCAATATTTGCTAACCAAACTGCCAGTATTTCTGAGCTAAAACGTAATCCAACCGCTTTACTTCAACAAGCTAATGGACAGCCCATAGCCATTTTAAATCATAATAAACCTTCAGGTTATCTAGTCCCTGTTGAGACCTATGAAAAAATGATGGAGATTATTGAAGACTTTGAGTTAGGCAAGATTGTTGAATCCCGTAGGAGTCAGATACCAGATGCTGTGGAGGTAACTTTAGAAGCGTTACTAACTGATGACTTTTAA
- a CDS encoding DUF805 domain-containing protein: MSNFLKKKAKHQAGNGEDTASLGASHQRFLNKFGKKKAVVEDSGVDNAFDNSSNSFSDSSSDPIYDTAHNSPNPLSQPDYYSPPTSVPLAEEDFTHTSYNTSNWYSLNGRIGRIQLLAFGVIWGLITTLLYIIGTLLGSVLGPGAISLILAIISIFTLPAAIYSYILLPRRRLHDIGKSGWWLLLLIVPLVNILLLLYMYFARGDDGVNAYGLPPAPYTQTEFWLALLLPILAVLGILAAILMPNLLDDSLLSQVVPTEDTVIVEGSDANTTAATPSETPSATDPADAAVAPVTDEPAKENPSTNPATSPADANAEGPQINVVEQPVIDTQAPISFEEFKQEAQTTIYREDAEAEPAQ; the protein is encoded by the coding sequence ATGAGTAATTTTTTGAAAAAGAAAGCCAAGCACCAAGCAGGTAATGGGGAAGATACGGCGAGTCTGGGCGCCAGTCACCAACGTTTTCTGAATAAATTTGGTAAAAAGAAAGCCGTTGTAGAGGACAGTGGTGTCGATAACGCTTTTGATAACTCGTCCAATAGTTTTAGTGATAGCAGCTCAGACCCTATTTATGATACTGCTCACAATAGCCCTAATCCTTTAAGCCAACCCGACTACTATTCACCACCGACATCCGTGCCCTTAGCGGAAGAGGACTTTACTCATACCAGCTACAACACTAGCAATTGGTACTCGCTAAATGGGCGTATAGGCCGTATTCAACTGCTGGCCTTTGGGGTCATTTGGGGCCTAATCACCACTTTACTGTATATCATTGGCACGCTATTAGGCTCGGTCTTAGGGCCAGGTGCGATCAGTCTTATCCTAGCTATTATTTCAATATTTACCTTACCCGCTGCCATCTACTCTTATATCCTGTTACCGCGTCGGCGCTTACATGACATTGGTAAGTCCGGCTGGTGGCTGCTATTGCTCATCGTGCCGCTCGTTAATATTCTATTGCTGCTATACATGTACTTTGCCCGTGGTGACGATGGGGTGAACGCTTATGGCTTACCGCCTGCTCCCTATACCCAAACCGAATTTTGGTTGGCGTTATTACTGCCTATACTGGCCGTGCTCGGTATCCTAGCCGCTATCTTAATGCCCAATTTATTAGACGATTCTTTACTCAGCCAAGTGGTGCCTACGGAAGATACGGTCATCGTAGAGGGGAGTGATGCCAATACCACCGCAGCGACTCCTAGTGAAACCCCGTCAGCCACGGACCCTGCTGACGCCGCTGTAGCACCGGTAACCGATGAGCCTGCTAAGGAGAATCCATCTACGAATCCAGCTACGAGTCCTGCCGACGCTAATGCTGAGGGCCCGCAAATTAACGTGGTCGAGCAGCCGGTGATTGATACCCAAGCGCCTATTAGCTTTGAAGAGTTTAAACAAGAAGCACAAACGACTATCTATAGGGAAGACGCTGAGGCTGAACCTGCGCAGTAG
- a CDS encoding DUF2059 domain-containing protein — protein MRLFQKTLLASATLTAALLFSGCDRSNDTDTAAVEPVAAQTSSEAAAVETAPTPAPMVATNNVTAEAIVQQVMSSMASALEMANKMAAEENKGEAKFSQEQIKCFVTKDNDMAVEQIQAYLEQSFSAAELTEMDDFYKSAGGQKQIEMTQKLIDSLMGGEQFDIATMEKSMSQEEIAAVSGFWESPTGTKLQQALSDRAALTPFMEPFIEAKQQHCDMPK, from the coding sequence ATGCGTCTATTCCAAAAGACCCTATTGGCAAGCGCCACTCTAACCGCCGCTTTACTGTTTAGTGGCTGTGACCGTAGTAATGATACGGATACCGCTGCAGTAGAACCGGTAGCGGCGCAAACCAGCTCAGAAGCTGCTGCAGTCGAAACGGCTCCTACCCCAGCCCCTATGGTTGCCACTAACAATGTCACGGCTGAAGCTATAGTCCAGCAAGTCATGAGCAGTATGGCTTCTGCTTTAGAGATGGCCAATAAAATGGCAGCGGAAGAAAATAAGGGCGAGGCCAAATTCAGCCAAGAGCAAATTAAATGCTTTGTCACCAAAGACAATGATATGGCAGTTGAACAAATCCAAGCCTATTTAGAGCAAAGCTTTTCTGCGGCAGAGCTGACAGAAATGGACGACTTTTATAAGTCAGCTGGCGGTCAGAAACAGATTGAAATGACGCAAAAGTTAATCGATAGCCTAATGGGCGGCGAGCAATTTGATATAGCGACCATGGAAAAATCGATGAGTCAGGAAGAGATTGCAGCGGTTTCAGGCTTTTGGGAGTCACCAACGGGGACTAAGTTACAGCAAGCTTTGAGCGACCGAGCCGCCTTGACCCCTTTTATGGAGCCCTTTATTGAAGCGAAACAGCAGCATTGTGATATGCCTAAGTAA
- a CDS encoding LysR family transcriptional regulator, producing MQLKQLQAFHAVAKSQSFSAAAALTDLSQPTLSRLIKQLEEEIGAELIDRYHRPLQLTAAGEFFYEKSLALLAELDTITAMTQRMAHPPKTLRIGFVPSVLYGLLPNIIGLLKRQLPDLEVQLKDISSYQQLEALKSGDIDVGFGRFAQQDTWVQQILLRHERYVVALPVTHPLAGVNDLRLPQLADNRLILYHQSHLNSTALGQETEPLLNLFDRYGVLPFATTTVSDLQVALGLVAAGEGITLVPDSLKTLRSEQIRYQTLLHEDATSPIYLNTLAEIAHPAYPTFLETIYQVYENKGITYRRK from the coding sequence ATGCAGCTAAAGCAACTCCAAGCCTTCCATGCCGTCGCTAAATCGCAAAGTTTCAGTGCAGCCGCCGCCCTGACAGACTTGTCGCAACCTACCTTAAGCCGCTTGATTAAGCAGTTAGAAGAGGAGATTGGCGCAGAATTAATCGATCGCTATCACCGGCCTTTACAGCTGACGGCAGCTGGTGAATTTTTCTATGAAAAGTCTTTGGCTCTGCTGGCTGAATTAGACACTATTACGGCTATGACGCAGCGTATGGCGCACCCGCCTAAGACCTTGCGTATTGGCTTTGTGCCCTCGGTACTCTACGGCCTATTGCCCAATATTATCGGTCTACTAAAGCGGCAACTGCCTGATCTTGAAGTGCAACTTAAAGATATCTCCTCGTATCAGCAGCTAGAGGCGCTCAAATCTGGAGATATCGATGTGGGGTTTGGCCGTTTTGCTCAGCAGGATACTTGGGTGCAGCAGATTTTATTACGGCATGAGCGCTACGTCGTTGCCCTACCCGTCACGCACCCTTTAGCTGGCGTGAACGACCTACGTTTGCCGCAATTGGCAGACAATCGCTTAATTCTCTATCACCAAAGCCATCTTAATAGCACCGCTTTAGGTCAAGAGACGGAGCCGCTGTTAAATTTATTTGACCGCTATGGCGTGTTGCCGTTTGCCACGACAACTGTGAGCGACTTACAGGTAGCATTAGGCTTGGTGGCGGCAGGCGAAGGCATTACTTTAGTGCCCGATAGTCTTAAGACTCTGCGCAGTGAGCAAATCCGCTATCAAACCCTATTGCATGAAGACGCAACCTCCCCTATTTATCTCAATACCCTCGCTGAAATAGCCCACCCCGCCTATCCCACCTTTTTAGAAACGATTTATCAGGTCTATGAGAATAAAGGCATTACTTATCGCCGTAAATAA
- the prpC gene encoding bifunctional 2-methylcitrate synthase/citrate synthase produces the protein MAAGKQLTGAGLRGQIAGQTALSTVGKSGSGLTYRGYDVKDLAEACIFEEVAYLLLYGELPTQAQLDAYQAELKQLRDIPQALKDVLERIPQDAHPMDVLRTGCSMLGNLEPEDSFEQQLEKTNRMLAAFPSIINYWYRFSHDGEKIDCVTDDATIGGHFLHLLNGKAPSELHERVMNVSLILYAEHEFNASTFTARVCASTLSDIFSCITGAIGTLRGPLHGGANEAAMDLIESFESPDAAEEGLMGMLERKDKIMGFGHAIYSESDPRNVIIKEWAEKLAADVGDTVLYPVSVRCEEVMWREKKLFCNADFFHASTYHFMGIPTKLFTPIFVCSRLTGWAAHVFEQRSNNRIIRPSAEYIGEEPRSVPAIGDRG, from the coding sequence ATGGCAGCAGGCAAACAACTTACCGGTGCAGGACTACGTGGTCAGATCGCCGGTCAAACCGCTCTTTCTACCGTCGGCAAATCAGGCTCAGGCTTGACCTATCGTGGCTATGATGTCAAAGACTTAGCAGAAGCGTGTATCTTTGAAGAAGTCGCTTACTTACTGCTTTACGGTGAGCTACCTACGCAAGCCCAATTAGACGCTTATCAAGCCGAATTAAAGCAACTGCGTGACATCCCGCAAGCCCTAAAAGACGTGCTAGAGCGCATTCCACAAGACGCGCACCCAATGGATGTGTTACGTACCGGTTGCTCTATGCTAGGTAACCTTGAGCCAGAAGACAGCTTTGAGCAGCAGTTAGAGAAAACCAACCGTATGCTAGCCGCTTTCCCAAGCATCATTAACTACTGGTACCGCTTTAGCCATGATGGCGAAAAAATTGATTGCGTGACTGACGATGCAACCATCGGCGGCCATTTCTTACACCTATTAAATGGTAAAGCGCCAAGCGAATTGCACGAGCGCGTGATGAACGTCTCCTTGATTCTATATGCTGAGCACGAGTTTAACGCATCTACCTTTACCGCGCGTGTTTGTGCTTCAACCTTGTCAGACATCTTCTCTTGTATCACGGGTGCTATCGGTACGCTACGTGGCCCATTGCATGGCGGCGCCAACGAAGCAGCGATGGACTTAATCGAGAGCTTCGAGTCACCAGATGCTGCTGAAGAAGGCCTAATGGGCATGCTTGAGCGTAAAGATAAAATCATGGGCTTTGGTCATGCTATCTATAGCGAGTCTGATCCACGTAACGTCATCATCAAAGAGTGGGCAGAGAAATTGGCCGCTGATGTGGGTGATACCGTACTTTACCCAGTATCAGTACGTTGTGAAGAAGTCATGTGGCGCGAAAAGAAACTGTTCTGTAATGCGGATTTCTTCCATGCGTCGACGTATCACTTTATGGGCATTCCTACCAAACTCTTTACGCCAATCTTTGTCTGCTCACGTCTAACCGGTTGGGCTGCTCACGTATTCGAGCAACGCTCAAACAACCGTATCATTCGCCCAAGTGCTGAGTATATCGGTGAAGAGCCCCGTTCAGTACCAGCGATAGGCGATCGCGGTTAA
- a CDS encoding type II toxin-antitoxin system Phd/YefM family antitoxin, with protein MRVITFSEARKNFKSVLDTVIEDACATIVTRRDADDAVVMSLDYYNSLMETVHLLKSPANAAHLADSIAQYKAGKTQVRELVNNAEQIDTDEV; from the coding sequence ATGCGGGTCATTACTTTTTCAGAAGCTAGAAAAAACTTCAAATCGGTGTTGGATACGGTCATCGAAGATGCGTGCGCCACTATTGTCACACGCCGTGATGCCGATGATGCGGTCGTTATGTCCTTGGATTATTACAACAGCTTGATGGAGACGGTCCACTTATTAAAATCACCTGCAAACGCAGCTCACCTCGCTGACTCCATAGCCCAATATAAAGCGGGTAAGACTCAGGTTAGAGAGTTGGTAAATAATGCAGAGCAGATAGATACTGATGAAGTTTAA
- a CDS encoding type II toxin-antitoxin system RelE/ParE family toxin translates to MLYLPALPIIQTYSFKQSLQKLPIKQKLALDDTIKDIVDELALLAEEPEVVILDKVYKFKTLPHFTTLVYQVDNGQLILTQLMLGTDNSFYHNIKWNFVIRGKLVSLFFAWGSIFKLKILSE, encoded by the coding sequence ATGCTATACCTACCTGCACTGCCTATTATCCAAACCTATAGCTTTAAACAAAGCCTGCAAAAACTCCCCATTAAACAAAAATTAGCGCTAGATGACACTATAAAAGACATCGTCGATGAACTGGCTCTATTGGCCGAGGAACCTGAAGTAGTCATCCTAGATAAAGTCTATAAATTTAAGACCCTACCTCACTTTACCACGCTGGTTTACCAAGTGGATAACGGTCAGCTGATTCTCACGCAGCTGATGTTGGGCACTGATAATAGCTTTTATCATAATATTAAATGGAACTTCGTCATCAGGGGTAAGCTAGTTTCTTTATTTTTTGCTTGGGGCAGTATTTTTAAACTTAAAATTCTTTCTGAGTGA
- the prpB gene encoding methylisocitrate lyase — protein MTTSSAGKRFRDALTQQNSSNQPLQIVGAINAYTAMMATEVGHKALYLSGAGVANASYGLPDLGMTSLDNVLEDASRITNAVDTPLLVDIDTGWGGAFNIAQTVKKMERAGVAAVHIEDQVAQKRCGHRPNKEIVSTGEMVDRLKAALDAKTDPNFVVMARTDALSVEGLEAAVERAVAFQEAGADMIFAEALTDIEMYRKFTDVLDIPVLANMTEFGQTDLYTTEQLYKVGVEMVLYPLSAFRAMNKAALNVYQHLMSDGTQENVVDTMQTRMELYDFLNYHQFEQTLDKLFADKK, from the coding sequence ATGACGACTTCTTCTGCTGGCAAACGCTTTCGCGATGCCCTAACACAACAAAACTCAAGCAACCAACCTCTACAAATCGTCGGTGCTATCAACGCTTATACCGCAATGATGGCGACCGAAGTAGGTCACAAAGCCCTTTATCTATCGGGTGCAGGCGTGGCAAATGCTTCTTACGGCTTACCTGACTTAGGCATGACCAGCTTGGATAACGTTTTAGAAGACGCTAGCCGTATCACCAATGCCGTGGACACGCCGCTATTGGTCGATATCGATACGGGTTGGGGCGGCGCTTTCAACATCGCCCAAACCGTGAAAAAAATGGAACGTGCTGGCGTCGCTGCTGTGCATATCGAAGACCAAGTCGCGCAAAAACGTTGCGGTCACCGTCCCAATAAAGAAATCGTCTCTACTGGCGAGATGGTGGATCGTCTAAAAGCAGCTTTAGATGCTAAAACCGATCCTAACTTCGTCGTGATGGCACGTACTGATGCGCTATCGGTTGAAGGCCTAGAAGCAGCGGTTGAACGTGCGGTTGCCTTCCAAGAAGCTGGCGCAGACATGATTTTCGCTGAAGCGTTAACTGATATCGAAATGTACCGTAAGTTCACAGATGTGCTTGATATTCCAGTACTCGCCAATATGACTGAATTTGGTCAGACTGACCTATATACGACTGAACAGCTGTATAAAGTGGGCGTTGAGATGGTCTTATACCCACTATCTGCTTTCCGTGCGATGAACAAAGCCGCGCTAAACGTCTATCAGCATCTAATGAGTGATGGCACGCAAGAAAACGTCGTCGACACTATGCAGACGCGTATGGAGCTGTATGATTTCTTAAACTACCACCAGTTTGAGCAAACGCTAGATAAATTATTTGCCGATAAGAAGTAG